A section of the Gammaproteobacteria bacterium genome encodes:
- a CDS encoding IclR family transcriptional regulator encodes MKRERGSTIQRVLDILETVAMSPTPLSATEINKVLDLPKATAHRLCAELDARGYLLKRINGKSYQPGNRLYDVAVGVLANARFSATRHAILTALSEQVGETCNIAYPDGLSMAYSDRVETKAPLRLQFSIGMRVPLYCTASGKLYLSTLPKARRKAVIHKLKLVPHSKNTITDSDVLLAELDKIEQKQVSIDNQELYDDVIAIAVPIKDRQGRFYSSLAIQAPTTRLSVDDSERYLPLLREAAHDLSMLAEDE; translated from the coding sequence CCGCTCAGCGCCACCGAGATTAACAAGGTTCTGGACCTGCCCAAGGCCACCGCGCACCGGCTTTGCGCCGAACTCGATGCGCGGGGCTACCTGCTAAAAAGAATCAACGGCAAAAGCTACCAGCCAGGCAACCGCCTGTATGACGTTGCAGTCGGGGTACTTGCCAACGCGCGCTTTAGCGCTACCCGCCACGCAATCCTGACTGCACTGTCGGAGCAGGTCGGCGAAACCTGCAATATCGCCTACCCGGACGGGCTCTCGATGGCCTATTCCGACCGGGTTGAAACCAAGGCACCCCTGCGCCTGCAGTTCTCGATCGGAATGCGGGTGCCGCTTTACTGTACCGCCAGCGGCAAGCTTTACCTGAGTACCCTGCCAAAAGCCCGCCGCAAGGCGGTTATCCACAAGCTCAAGCTGGTTCCTCACTCCAAGAACACGATTACCGATTCCGATGTATTGCTCGCAGAACTCGACAAGATCGAACAAAAACAGGTTTCGATCGATAACCAGGAACTATACGATGACGTCATCGCGATCGCGGTGCCGATTAAAGACCGGCAGGGCCGCTTTTACAGTTCCCTCGCGATCCAGGCCCCGACCACTCGCCTCTCGGTTGACGACAGCGAACGCTACCTGCCATTGCTGCGCGAGGCCGCTCACGATTTATCAATGCTGGCCGAAGACGAGTAA